The following proteins are co-located in the Tetrapisispora phaffii CBS 4417 chromosome 4, complete genome genome:
- the TPHA0D01300 gene encoding uncharacterized protein (similar to Saccharomyces cerevisiae BEM4 (YPL161C); ancestral locus Anc_8.685), with protein sequence MTSVTVDGACVMRCLIKGNEDALRTNTLAIQNILDIQFLKQHLDDISILKLLLNNTNNTKFQLILQQSTLVEDILTQIFDFTIRISKEKLCYPHLIYNRMVIEKSDFGYVNESTMPIQKELEVAYLSSMCLVEASENNPYICIAICKFINDSEVLLAGIKDLINTKLAIKFNIIFYDNQPRTWILKFLKRLLTLTLNKQQSKHIPTDAITEFLKRFEYILVKEFDHAINNYYNDISYSILVFKTIVLAHSSTLYNFDFNACNLIKLSNLLRILSNTINDESNCLEIESDTEEENLDIIFFFEALSIISELLSDKSFISNLLISKGHDEFISIFRTMQYDLLISISNLEEKEVTSKITIIRKMLPLIKNISGHESYDADKDVGMCLLNLSKNIKNPYTLTSYFIILSSILQLPSSKATENIHNIELFEYLRMTINFRDNIQLEYFNTFTQLYLSRDTIN encoded by the coding sequence ATGACTTCGGTTACTGTTGATGGAGCATGTGTAATGCGGTGCTTAATCAAAGGAAATGAAGATGCTCTGCGTACAAACACATTAgcaattcaaaatattctaGATATTCAGTTTTTAAAACAACATTTAGATGATATTTCCATATtgaagttattattaaataatacaaataatacaaaattTCAACTCATATTACAACAATCAACGTTAGTTGAAGATATACTTActcaaatatttgattttacCATTAGAATAtccaaagaaaaattatgcTATCCACacttaatatataatagaaTGGTCATAGAAAAATCTGATTTTGGTTATGTTAATGAATCAACAATGCCAATTCAAAAGGAATTAGAGGTCGCCTATTTATCCTCAATGTGTTTAGTGGAAGCTTCTGAGAACAATCCATACATATGCATCGCTATATGTAAGTTCATTAATGATTCTGAGGTTTTACTAGCTGGCATTAAAGATTTGATAAATACCAAGCTTGCtatcaaattcaatataatattttatgatAACCAACCGCGAACATGgattttaaagtttttaaaaagattattaactttaacattaaataaacaacAATCTAAACACATCCCTACAGATGCAATAACTGAGTTTTTAAAGagatttgaatatatattagttaAAGAATTCGATCATGCAATAAATAACTACTATAATGACATTTCATATTCGATTCTAGTATTCAAAACAATTGTTCTGGCTCATTCATCAACTTTATAcaattttgatttcaaCGCTTgcaatttaataaaattgagtAACTTATTAAGAATCTTATCAAATACTATTAATGATGAAAGTAATTGCCTAGAAATCGAGTCAGATACAGAGgaagaaaatttagatattatttttttctttgagGCATTATCTATAATATCTGAACTTTTGTCAGACAAATCGTTCATATCAAATCTACTAATCTCCAAAGGCCATGATGAATTTATTAGTATCTTTAGAACAATGCAATAcgatttattaatttcgATTTCTAATTTAGAGGAAAAGGAGGTCACAAGTAAGATAACCATAATAAGAAAGATGTTACcattaatcaaaaatatatcagGACATGAAAGCTATGATGCGGATAAAGACGTTGGAATGTGTCTATTGAACTTATCgaaaaacataaaaaacCCATATACATTGACATCATATTTCATCATACTCTCTTCAATTTTACAATTACCAAGTTCAAAAGCAACTgaaaatatacataatatcGAGTTATTCGAATATCTTAGAATGACAATAAATTTCCGAGACAATATCCAATTAGAATATTTCAATACGTTTACCCAGCTGTATCTTTCACGAGACACTATCAATTGA